A genomic segment from Danio aesculapii chromosome 17, fDanAes4.1, whole genome shotgun sequence encodes:
- the exo1 gene encoding LOW QUALITY PROTEIN: exonuclease 1 (The sequence of the model RefSeq protein was modified relative to this genomic sequence to represent the inferred CDS: substituted 1 base at 1 genomic stop codon) codes for MGIQGLLQFIKDASEPMHVKKYRGQTVAVDTYCWLHKGAFSCAEKLAKGEPTDQYVSYCMKFVDMLLSFGVKPILVFDGRNLPSKQEVEKSRRERRQANLQKGKQLLREGKIAEARECFTRSVNITPSMAHDVIRAARTRGVDCVVAPYEADAQLAFLNKSDIAQAVITEDSDLLAFGCKKVILKMDKQGNGLEIEQCHLGRCKSLGNIFTEEKFRYMCILSGCDYLQSLYGIGLGKACKLLRMANNPDILKVIKKMGQYLKMDISVPEEYIEGFTKANNTFLYQLVFDPLRRKVVPLNPYPDHINPAALSYAGTNVGDEKGLQMALGNLDINTMQRIDDFNPDAPQSQPPKAPRSSSWNDRCDKTGPTQKSIWSQNYEPGCTKPQNPTSPKRPPPTRGKERIVSVQSLKLPQRESQVKRPREDTSLCVDDLLEQYTAGVKRHCPETLPTTKPLTNDNTVSKENHCGSTSGPFRPRNRFATLLQWRNRSEEGTEEQGTCSRFFCHDESNTAETQEDSIKQDSLQSVECQEKHVSQSGGDTSSLCEDPEREQDEDESSSPPTSPSCSSRPASVGLGVFSWSGSTTELNKSASHSAAVSTERHRSFSTPSGLSTLQQFQRKKASFSWAGPGLSLSSSPVEGSEDAGKSPGSPPSQDSAYFSQSSGISASVEDSLVTEDSDKEKERDSDVSNSPSSSPPDRLKPAVNRTKVSGLSRKGACGQGKGTKIETSAPARASGLRRKPSGKKNINNENSPGLQATISGLWGAFSFKKDSPKLSAAKKGEPMSPVGENVMTETTQADXEIFHHR; via the exons ATGGGTATTCAGGGCCTCTTGCAGTTTATCAAAGATGCTTCGGAGCCCATGCATGTGAAGAAGTATCGGGGTCAGACGGTGGCGGTGGACACATACTGCTGGCTCCATAAAGGGGCCTTTTCATGTGCAGAGAAGCTTGCAAAAGGGGAACCTACAGATCA GTATGTCTCCTACTGTATGAAGTTTGTGGACATGCTGCTTTCTTTTGGTGTTAAACCCATCTTGGTGTTTGATGGTCGTAACTTGCCCTCCAAACAGGAAGTGGAGAAGTCCCGGCGAGA gaGGCGACAGGCCAATCTGCAGAAAGGCAAACAGCTGCTGCGGGAGGGAAAGATAGCAGAAGCCAGAGAATGTTTTACCCGAAGTGTTAATATCACCCCTTCCATGGCACATGATGTCATTAGG GCTGCCAGAACACGTGGAGTGGACTGTGTTGTTGCTCCATATGAAGCAGATGCACAGTTAGCATTCCTCAACAAATCTGATATCGCTCAGGCGGTGATCACAGAGGACTCAGATCTGCTGGCATTTGGCTGCAAAAAG GTGATTTTAAAGATGGATAAACAGGGTAATGGACTGGAGATTGAGCAGTGTCACCTGGGCCGCTGCAAATCTCTTGGCAACATCTTCACAGAGGAGAAGTTTCGATATATGTGCATCCTCTCTGGCTGTGACTACTTGCAGTCTCTGTATGGTATTGGTCTGGGAAAAGCATGCAAGCTGCTCAGGATGGCAAATAACCCTGATATCCTGAAG GTGATCAAGAAGATGGGGCAGTATCTGAAGATGGACATTTCTGTCCCAGAAGAATACATTGAGGGTTTCACAAAAGCCAACAACACATTTTTGTATCAGCTGGTCTTTGACCCCTTGAGGAGAAAGGTGGTACCTTTGAACCCCTATCCAGATCACATTAATCCTGCTGCCCTCAGCTATGCTGGAAC TAATGTAGGTGATGAGAAAGGGTTGCAAATGGCTCTTGGCAACCTGGACATTAACACGATGCAAAGAATAGATGACTTTAACCCTGATGCTCCTCAAAGTCAG ccaccTAAAGCTCCTCGCAGTAGTTCCTGGAATGACAGATGTGATAAAACTGGCCCAACACAGAAAAGCATTTGGAGCCAGAACTATGAACCAGGTTGCACAAAGCCACAGAATCCTACCTCCCCTAAAAGACCACCTCCCACCCGGGGCAAAGAGAGGATTGTTAGTGTGCAGAGTCTAAAGTTGCCCCAGAGAGAGTCACAGGTGAAAAGACCACGTGAAG ACACAAGTCTCTGTGTGGATGACCTGTTAGAACAGTACACAGCTGGTGTAAAGAGACACTGTCCTGAAACTCTGCCCACAACTAAGCCGCTGACTAATGACAACACGGTCTCTAAGGAGAACCATTGTGGCAGCACATCTGGACCATTTCGTCCTCGAAATCGCTTTGCAACCCTCTTGCAGTGGAGGAACCGATCAGAAGAGGGCACTGAAGAGCAGGGCACATGCAGCAG GTTCTTCTGTCATGATGAATCCAATACAGCAGAGACGCAGGAAGACTCAATAAAACAAGACTCTTTACAGTCTGTGGAGTGTCAAGAGAAGCATGTCTCACAGTCTGGAGGAGACACATCATCACTGTGTGAAGACCCAGAGAGAGAGCAGGATGAAGATGAGTCGTCTAGCCCACCCACATCTCCATCTTGCTCTTCCAGGCCTGCTAGTGTGGGTCTTGGGGTCTTCAGCTGGTCAGGCAGCACCACAGAACTCAATAAATCTGCCTCACATTCAGCCGCAGTCAGCACAGAGAGACACCGGTCATTCTCCACACCTTCAGGATTATCTACCCTGCAGCAGTTTCAGAGAAAAAAGGCAAGCTTCTCCTGGGCAGGACCTGGGCTTTCTCTTTCGTCCTCGCCTGTAGAAGGCAGTGAGGATGCTGGGAAATCTCCTGGGTCTCCTCCATCACAGGACAGTGCCTATTTCTCCCAGTCCAGCGGCATCTCTGCTAGTGTGGAGGACTCTTTAGTCACAGAAGACTCTGATAAG GAAAAAGAGAGAGATTCAGATGTCTCCAACAGCCCTAGCAGCTCTCCACCAGACAGGCTGAAGCCTGCTGTTAACCGAACAAAG GTTTCAGGGTTGTCCCGGAAAGGGGCTTGTGGGCAGGGTAAAGGCACTAAAATTGAGACCTCCGCTCCTGCAAGAGCCAGCGGTCTGAGAAGGAAACCAAGCGGGAAGAAAAATATCAACAATGAGAACAGTCCAGGTCTGCAGGCCACCATCAGTGGCCTCTGGGGGGCTTTCAGCTTCAAGAA GGACAGTCCGAAGTTAAGCGCAGCCAAGAAAGGAGAGCCGATGTCACCGGTCGGGGAGAATGTGATGACAGAAACTACTCAAGCTGATTAGGAGATTTTCCATCATCGCTGA